Proteins encoded by one window of Salmonirosea aquatica:
- a CDS encoding CoxG family protein, with protein MDLSGSHILNATPDRVWAMLMDTDVLARIVPGVTTLEKTGENEYKAIAQVKMGPVNGSFSGGLTMQDIREGEGYTLNVKQSSKIGNADATVKIDLKSVDDDKTELVFDGGAKLSGLLARTGNRVMSGVANSLTKQFFENFEQEISSS; from the coding sequence ATGGATTTATCCGGCTCCCACATCCTCAATGCCACGCCCGATCGGGTGTGGGCCATGCTCATGGATACCGACGTGCTGGCGCGAATCGTACCCGGTGTCACAACTTTGGAAAAAACGGGTGAAAACGAATACAAAGCCATTGCCCAGGTTAAAATGGGGCCCGTCAATGGTTCGTTTTCGGGTGGCCTGACCATGCAGGACATTCGTGAGGGCGAGGGCTACACACTGAATGTGAAGCAAAGCAGCAAAATCGGCAACGCCGACGCCACCGTCAAAATTGATCTGAAATCCGTTGACGACGACAAGACTGAACTGGTTTTCGATGGCGGGGCCAAGCTATCGGGCCTGCTGGCCCGCACCGGCAACCGCGTCATGAGTGGAGTCGCAAACTCACTGACCAAGCAATTTTTTGAAAATTTCGAACAAGAAATTTCAAGCAGTTGA
- a CDS encoding (2Fe-2S)-binding protein — protein MTQITVKVNGKVHSHEVEPRTLLAHYLREQLSLTGTHIGCDTSSCGSCTIHMDGMAVKSCSILAVQADGCEITTIEGLATDGQLHPVQAGFKECHGLQCGFCTTGMIMTAVDLLNQNPDPTESDIRHGLEGNFCRCTGYHNIVRSVQWAAEAMKKEIMVE, from the coding sequence ATGACCCAAATCACCGTAAAAGTCAATGGCAAAGTACACTCCCACGAGGTAGAACCCCGGACGCTCCTGGCTCACTACCTGCGCGAGCAACTGAGCCTGACGGGTACCCACATCGGCTGCGATACCAGCAGCTGCGGTTCCTGTACCATCCATATGGACGGCATGGCCGTCAAATCCTGCTCCATCCTGGCCGTTCAAGCCGACGGCTGCGAAATCACTACCATCGAAGGCCTCGCCACCGACGGGCAACTACACCCTGTGCAGGCGGGCTTCAAGGAATGCCACGGGTTGCAGTGCGGCTTTTGTACCACGGGCATGATCATGACCGCCGTGGACTTGCTGAATCAAAATCCCGACCCCACCGAATCAGACATTCGTCATGGCCTGGAAGGCAACTTCTGCCGTTGCACGGGGTACCATAACATTGTGCGAAGCGTGCAATGGGCCGCAGAAGCAATGAAGAAAGAGATCATGGTAGAGTGA
- a CDS encoding xanthine dehydrogenase family protein molybdopterin-binding subunit, whose product MSNTKYIGQSVKRVEDKRFITGKGRYTDDIKLVGMTYAAFVRSPYAHAKVLSIESAEALEMPGVVAIFTGDDIKASGIGGVPTGWVINFRNGDTMKEPPHPLLIATSSTAKHIGDPVAVVIAETYAQAVDAAEAVVVDWEDLPAVTDAFKATQDGATLVHDSAPGNLAFDWELGNPISEVDAAIEASAHVTTLDFINQRMVPNAIEPRSYIGHYDEATDKYTLYTSTQNPHLIRLLMCAFVLGIPEHKVRVLGPDVGGGFGSKIFHYTEEALVTWASQKIKRPIKWTETRSEAFMLDAHGRDHVSKAEMGFDAEGNVTALRIKTYANLGAYLSTFGPVVPTFLHGTLLQGLYTTPKIHIELYGVFTHTVAVDAYRGAGRPEATYLLERLMDLAALEMGKDPVELRKRNFIPAFDGVEQPGYQTQVALQYDSGNYHGVLERAVEMLDYGNFRKEQKEAAQNGKLLGVGFSTYIEACGIAPSAVVGALGARAGLYESAQVRVQPTGKVSVFSGSHSHGQGHETTFAQIVADKFGIPMEDVDIVHGDSDAVAFGMGTYGSRSLAVGGSAIVKSIDKVLEKGAKIAAHKLECAADDLEFAEGKWTVKGTDQSISFGDVALTAYIPHVYPEGLEPGMDFSSFYDPANFTYPFGCHIAVVEVDKETGKVRLRRFIAVDDVGNVINPMIVDGQIHGGLAQGIGQALLEGAIYDENGQLTNGSYMDYAMPRADDLPMFEVDRQITPCPHNPLGVKGAGEAGCIGSTPAVVNAVIDALWSGGYQVKDIAMPLTGERVWRAMQNN is encoded by the coding sequence ATGAGCAATACTAAATACATCGGCCAATCCGTGAAGCGGGTCGAGGACAAGCGCTTCATTACCGGAAAAGGCCGCTATACCGATGATATCAAACTAGTAGGCATGACCTACGCGGCCTTTGTGCGCAGCCCCTACGCCCACGCCAAAGTACTGAGCATCGAAAGTGCAGAAGCACTAGAAATGCCTGGCGTCGTAGCCATCTTCACCGGCGACGATATCAAGGCCTCGGGCATCGGGGGGGTACCTACCGGCTGGGTTATTAATTTCAGAAATGGCGACACCATGAAGGAACCACCTCATCCGCTGCTGATCGCCACGAGCAGTACCGCCAAGCACATCGGCGATCCGGTGGCGGTAGTCATAGCCGAGACGTACGCTCAAGCAGTAGACGCTGCGGAGGCCGTGGTAGTGGACTGGGAAGACCTCCCCGCCGTGACCGACGCCTTCAAAGCCACGCAGGATGGGGCCACGCTCGTTCACGACAGTGCGCCCGGCAACCTGGCTTTCGACTGGGAATTGGGCAATCCGATCAGTGAAGTGGATGCCGCTATTGAGGCCTCAGCCCACGTCACGACGCTGGATTTCATCAATCAGCGCATGGTTCCCAACGCTATCGAGCCGCGTTCCTACATCGGACACTACGACGAAGCGACCGACAAGTATACGCTCTACACCTCTACCCAGAATCCGCACCTGATCCGGTTGCTGATGTGCGCTTTCGTGCTGGGTATCCCCGAACACAAAGTGCGCGTGCTGGGCCCGGATGTAGGCGGTGGCTTTGGTTCCAAAATTTTCCATTATACCGAAGAAGCGCTCGTCACCTGGGCTTCACAAAAAATCAAACGCCCCATCAAGTGGACCGAAACGCGCTCCGAGGCCTTTATGCTCGATGCCCACGGCCGCGACCACGTCAGCAAAGCCGAAATGGGCTTCGATGCCGAGGGTAACGTCACGGCGCTGCGCATCAAGACTTACGCTAATCTTGGCGCGTACTTATCCACGTTTGGCCCGGTGGTACCTACCTTCCTGCATGGTACCCTGTTGCAGGGACTCTACACGACCCCAAAAATTCACATCGAGTTGTACGGCGTGTTTACGCATACCGTGGCTGTGGACGCCTACCGGGGTGCCGGTCGGCCCGAGGCTACCTACCTGCTGGAACGCCTGATGGACCTGGCCGCGCTGGAAATGGGCAAAGACCCCGTAGAATTGCGCAAACGCAATTTCATCCCCGCCTTTGATGGCGTGGAACAGCCGGGCTATCAAACCCAGGTGGCCCTGCAATACGATTCGGGCAACTACCACGGTGTGCTGGAGCGGGCCGTAGAAATGCTGGATTACGGGAATTTCCGGAAAGAACAAAAGGAAGCCGCCCAGAATGGCAAGCTACTGGGCGTGGGTTTTTCAACTTATATCGAAGCCTGCGGCATCGCTCCTTCGGCGGTGGTGGGGGCACTGGGCGCGCGGGCCGGCCTGTACGAATCGGCGCAGGTACGGGTGCAGCCTACGGGCAAGGTAAGCGTTTTCTCGGGTTCGCATTCGCACGGTCAAGGCCACGAAACGACTTTTGCCCAAATCGTTGCTGACAAATTCGGGATTCCGATGGAGGACGTGGACATTGTGCACGGCGACTCCGACGCCGTAGCCTTCGGCATGGGCACCTACGGTTCGCGGAGTTTGGCGGTAGGGGGTTCGGCTATCGTCAAAAGCATTGATAAGGTACTGGAAAAGGGTGCGAAAATCGCTGCGCACAAACTAGAATGCGCTGCCGACGATCTGGAATTCGCCGAAGGAAAATGGACAGTGAAAGGTACCGATCAATCCATCAGTTTCGGCGACGTCGCCCTGACCGCCTACATCCCGCACGTGTACCCCGAAGGGCTCGAGCCGGGCATGGATTTCTCGAGCTTCTACGATCCGGCCAATTTCACCTACCCCTTCGGCTGCCACATTGCCGTGGTGGAGGTGGACAAAGAAACCGGCAAGGTCAGGCTCAGGCGCTTCATCGCCGTGGATGACGTAGGCAATGTCATCAATCCTATGATCGTGGATGGACAAATTCACGGCGGGCTGGCGCAGGGCATCGGACAGGCGTTGCTGGAAGGCGCTATTTACGACGAAAACGGACAGCTGACCAACGGCTCCTACATGGATTACGCCATGCCCCGCGCCGACGACCTGCCCATGTTCGAAGTGGATCGGCAGATAACGCCTTGTCCACATAATCCATTGGGTGTAAAAGGCGCCGGTGAAGCGGGATGCATCGGCTCCACACCCGCCGTCGTCAACGCCGTGATCGACGCCCTGTGGAGCGGCGGCTATCAGGTCAAGGACATCGCCATGCCCCTAACCGGTGAGCGCGTGTGGCGGGCCATGCAAAACAATTGA
- a CDS encoding FAD binding domain-containing protein, translating to MISYPFEYSRPDTIEEALDQLGDNVKLLAGGHSLIPALKLRLSAPDKLVDIARIPALKEIKVEDGEVVIGGAATHREIMDSEIIQEHLPMLSKGAAAVGDPMIRYKGTMGGSLAHADPSADWPAMILAAGCTIVVRNKTGERRIGGDDFFTGFYSTALEDGDILTQIRFPIPAEGTRMTYQKFTQPASRFAIVGCAAARLPDGSARVAFTGVADAPFRDHTVEAAITDWSEGTLEAAAAQAAEGQNINADHYASEEYRLHLARVYCKRALMALV from the coding sequence ATGATCTCATATCCCTTTGAATATAGCCGGCCCGATACCATCGAGGAGGCCCTGGACCAACTGGGCGACAACGTCAAGCTCCTGGCGGGCGGCCATAGCCTGATCCCAGCCCTCAAACTCCGCCTGAGTGCGCCCGACAAACTCGTAGACATTGCCCGGATTCCGGCTTTGAAAGAAATTAAAGTGGAAGATGGCGAAGTCGTCATCGGCGGCGCGGCCACCCACCGCGAAATCATGGACTCGGAAATTATCCAAGAGCACCTGCCCATGCTGTCCAAAGGTGCCGCCGCGGTGGGCGATCCCATGATTCGGTACAAGGGTACCATGGGGGGTAGCCTGGCCCACGCCGATCCGTCGGCCGACTGGCCCGCGATGATTCTGGCGGCGGGCTGCACCATTGTGGTACGGAACAAAACCGGCGAACGGCGCATTGGGGGCGACGACTTTTTCACGGGCTTTTACTCCACCGCGCTGGAAGACGGCGACATCCTGACCCAAATCCGTTTTCCCATTCCGGCGGAAGGTACCCGCATGACCTACCAGAAATTCACCCAACCCGCCTCCCGCTTTGCCATTGTGGGCTGCGCCGCCGCGCGCCTGCCCGACGGCTCGGCGCGCGTGGCCTTTACGGGCGTAGCCGATGCCCCCTTCCGCGACCATACCGTGGAAGCAGCCATCACGGACTGGTCGGAAGGTACCCTCGAGGCCGCCGCGGCCCAGGCCGCCGAAGGCCAAAACATCAACGCCGACCATTACGCCTCAGAAGAGTACCGCCTGCATTTGGCGCGGGTGTATTGCAAGCGAGCGTTGATGGCCTTGGTATGA
- a CDS encoding AAA family ATPase, whose product MIPDLPHIADLLKTQGYITEPAVTMAVYLSMQLQKPLLIEGPAGVGKTEIAKVMARALDTDLIRLQCYEGLDASHALYEWNYQRQLLHLKMLETRQGTPGAVDALEEEIFGEKFLMKRPLLQAITHHKSPVLLIDEVDRADEEFESFLLEVLSDWQITIPEIGTIRATHIPQVIVTGNRVRELSEALRRRCLYLWIDYPDYEKELAIVRGKVPQISAQLAEQICRFMQELRQLRLEKTPGIAETLDWATALSTLHFDHLPQEIIEQTLGVILKDWKDTRTAQLSLSELYEKMGVVSKIEEL is encoded by the coding sequence TTGATCCCCGATCTTCCCCACATCGCCGACTTACTGAAAACGCAGGGCTACATCACGGAGCCCGCGGTAACGATGGCGGTGTACCTATCGATGCAATTGCAAAAACCCCTGCTGATCGAAGGACCGGCGGGGGTTGGTAAAACCGAGATTGCCAAGGTGATGGCCCGGGCACTGGATACCGACCTCATCCGGTTGCAGTGCTACGAGGGCCTCGATGCCTCCCACGCGCTATACGAGTGGAACTACCAGCGGCAGTTGCTGCACCTCAAAATGCTGGAAACACGGCAAGGTACTCCCGGCGCGGTGGATGCTTTGGAGGAAGAGATTTTCGGAGAGAAGTTCCTGATGAAGCGGCCCCTGCTGCAAGCGATCACGCACCACAAATCCCCGGTCCTGCTGATCGACGAGGTAGACCGCGCCGATGAGGAATTCGAGAGTTTTTTACTGGAAGTACTTTCCGACTGGCAGATTACGATTCCCGAAATAGGTACCATCCGGGCCACGCACATTCCGCAGGTGATTGTGACGGGCAACCGCGTGCGGGAATTGTCGGAGGCGTTGCGCCGCCGATGCTTGTACCTCTGGATCGACTATCCCGACTACGAGAAGGAATTGGCGATCGTGCGGGGCAAGGTACCTCAGATTTCAGCGCAACTAGCCGAACAAATCTGCCGCTTCATGCAGGAACTCCGCCAACTGCGCTTGGAAAAAACGCCCGGCATCGCCGAAACTCTCGACTGGGCTACCGCCCTCTCCACGCTGCATTTCGATCACCTGCCCCAGGAAATCATCGAACAAACCCTGGGCGTCATCCTGAAAGATTGGAAAGACACCCGCACCGCCCAGTTGTCGCTGAGTGAGTTGTATGAAAAAATGGGAGTAGTGTCGAAGATTGAGGAGTTGTAA
- a CDS encoding vWA domain-containing protein, with translation MIQRHTDLVANVVAFCRYLRAYGFRIGPEEEATALRAAALVTLNDRGTFALALQVSLTRSVQEVAEFKVLFERYWRELENALDSKIKDDESQRSKYQKNTQPSFNALKSWLNGNRNTEETETATYSPTESLSHQDFSLIPADQLADLERLLREVSLALARKVNRRREKTLHAKAFDLRGTLRRNLRRGGELIDLAYKRPRRNRMRLVVLADVSKSMDLYSAFLIQFLYAFQNVFRRIETFVFSTDLHRVTAELKQQNFQEALKKLAESETGWSGGTRIGGSLHTFVTDYGKLLNRETIVVILSDGWDTDDTRDTGTLAETMQRIQQKSRKVIWLNPLAGRAGYEPRTAAMQAALPHVDVFAPAHNVESMRALGKWL, from the coding sequence TTGATTCAGCGCCACACTGACCTCGTCGCCAACGTCGTAGCCTTCTGCCGCTACCTCCGCGCCTACGGTTTCCGCATTGGGCCGGAGGAAGAGGCCACGGCCCTGCGGGCGGCGGCGCTGGTCACGCTGAACGACCGGGGTACCTTTGCGCTGGCGTTGCAGGTGAGCCTGACGCGCTCGGTGCAGGAAGTGGCGGAGTTTAAGGTACTTTTTGAGAGATACTGGCGGGAATTGGAAAATGCGCTGGACAGCAAGATCAAGGACGACGAAAGCCAACGATCGAAGTACCAGAAAAATACGCAACCGTCTTTCAACGCCCTGAAATCGTGGCTGAACGGTAACCGCAACACCGAAGAAACCGAAACAGCCACCTACTCCCCGACCGAATCGCTGAGCCACCAGGATTTTTCGCTCATCCCCGCCGACCAACTCGCCGACCTCGAACGGTTACTGCGCGAAGTATCGCTGGCGCTGGCGCGAAAAGTGAACCGCCGCCGGGAAAAAACCCTGCACGCCAAAGCGTTTGATTTGCGGGGTACCCTGCGCCGCAACCTCCGCCGGGGTGGCGAACTCATAGACCTGGCCTACAAGCGCCCCCGCCGCAACCGGATGCGGCTCGTGGTGCTGGCTGACGTGAGTAAGTCGATGGATTTGTACAGCGCGTTTTTGATTCAATTCCTCTACGCTTTCCAGAACGTGTTCCGGCGCATCGAAACATTCGTGTTCAGTACCGACCTGCACCGCGTCACGGCGGAATTGAAGCAGCAGAATTTTCAGGAAGCCCTCAAAAAACTGGCCGAAAGCGAAACGGGCTGGTCGGGGGGTACCCGCATCGGGGGGAGCCTGCACACCTTCGTAACCGACTACGGCAAGCTACTCAACCGCGAAACCATCGTCGTGATTTTGAGCGATGGCTGGGACACCGATGACACCCGTGACACGGGTACCTTGGCTGAGACTATGCAGCGCATTCAGCAAAAATCCCGTAAGGTCATCTGGCTCAATCCTCTGGCCGGGCGAGCCGGTTACGAACCCCGAACCGCCGCCATGCAGGCGGCTCTACCCCATGTGGATGTGTTTGCCCCGGCGCATAACGTAGAGAGCATGCGGGCGTTGGGAAAGTGGTTGTGA
- a CDS encoding glycoside hydrolase family 43 protein, whose protein sequence is MTYSSKPFFVLLILTFLTGFAYAQTFTNPLLPNGADPWVTYEGGYYYYTNTVGNRLILYKTQNLAELGQVQPKTVWTPPATGPNSKDIWAPELHRLDGKWYLYYTATDQAKPGDMNRYVFVLENASADPLQGTWVDKGKMNTKFTGLDGSIMTHKGQRYFLYSAYDGPQSVLHIVKMKNPWTLTGSEVTIARPTHDWEKYDGREICEGPEFLQRDDKSPLCIVYSASACWDDNYSLGLLTAPANADPMNAAAWIKTPKPVFEKSEANGVYGPGHNGFFKTKNGQNWLVYHAKSVANKACRERNPRMQPFGWNADGTPDFGVPVATTEKLKVPEN, encoded by the coding sequence ATGACCTACTCTTCTAAGCCATTTTTTGTGCTTTTGATCTTGACTTTCCTTACGGGCTTCGCTTACGCCCAAACCTTCACCAACCCGCTCCTGCCCAACGGCGCCGATCCGTGGGTGACCTACGAAGGCGGGTACTACTACTACACCAATACCGTCGGGAATCGGCTCATTTTGTACAAAACCCAAAACCTGGCGGAGCTGGGCCAGGTGCAGCCCAAAACCGTATGGACACCGCCTGCCACCGGGCCCAATTCCAAGGATATCTGGGCACCTGAACTCCACCGTCTTGACGGCAAGTGGTACCTCTACTACACCGCCACCGACCAGGCCAAGCCCGGCGATATGAACCGCTACGTGTTTGTGCTGGAAAATGCGTCGGCCGATCCGCTGCAGGGTACCTGGGTGGATAAAGGAAAGATGAATACGAAGTTTACGGGATTGGATGGGTCCATCATGACGCACAAGGGCCAGCGGTACTTTCTATACTCGGCATACGACGGTCCGCAGAGTGTGCTCCATATCGTGAAAATGAAAAACCCCTGGACGCTCACAGGATCGGAAGTGACCATTGCCCGCCCTACCCACGACTGGGAAAAGTACGACGGTCGTGAGATCTGCGAAGGCCCCGAATTTCTGCAACGTGACGACAAAAGTCCACTCTGCATTGTATACTCCGCCTCGGCCTGCTGGGACGATAATTATTCCCTTGGTCTGCTCACGGCCCCGGCCAACGCCGATCCAATGAACGCCGCCGCCTGGATAAAGACACCAAAACCGGTCTTTGAGAAATCAGAGGCCAACGGCGTGTACGGACCGGGTCATAATGGTTTTTTCAAAACCAAAAACGGTCAGAATTGGCTAGTCTACCACGCCAAGTCGGTTGCGAATAAAGCCTGCCGGGAACGCAATCCGCGCATGCAGCCCTTCGGCTGGAACGCTGACGGTACTCCCGATTTTGGCGTGCCGGTAGCGACGACAGAGAAGCTGAAGGTACCTGAAAACTGA
- a CDS encoding DUF5615 family PIN-like protein: protein MKALCDVHIAFKVVYFLQKNGIETKHVNELPNGCFTADPEICDFADQGDYVMITKDADFLDSFLLQKSPRKLLKINLGNITTSRLIAILEENIDYLKSFFETNEGCIEIYSDRIFAYKPN from the coding sequence ATGAAAGCACTTTGCGATGTTCACATTGCCTTCAAAGTAGTCTATTTCCTGCAAAAAAATGGTATTGAAACAAAGCACGTGAATGAGTTGCCCAATGGCTGTTTTACCGCTGACCCAGAAATTTGTGACTTTGCAGATCAGGGTGATTATGTGATGATCACCAAAGATGCTGATTTTCTGGATTCGTTTTTACTTCAGAAATCTCCCAGGAAACTATTGAAGATTAATTTGGGCAATATAACTACCTCTAGATTGATAGCTATACTGGAGGAAAATATCGATTATTTAAAAAGCTTCTTTGAAACGAATGAGGGGTGCATAGAAATTTACAGTGATAGAATATTTGCTTATAAACCCAACTAG
- a CDS encoding DUF433 domain-containing protein: MNLLTRITIDPLICHGKPCIRGMRWPVEVILDMLGADMTFEEILEDHPELERDDILACLQFASRTVAGKSLPIAA; the protein is encoded by the coding sequence ATGAATCTACTCACCCGAATTACCATAGATCCGCTTATTTGCCACGGCAAACCCTGCATCAGGGGCATGCGCTGGCCTGTCGAAGTAATCCTGGATATGCTGGGGGCGGATATGACTTTTGAAGAAATTCTGGAAGATCATCCTGAGTTGGAGCGTGACGATATTTTAGCCTGCCTGCAATTTGCCAGCCGTACAGTAGCTGGCAAATCACTCCCGATTGCTGCATGA
- a CDS encoding M1 family metallopeptidase has protein sequence MPKYLLGILLTFFSISLLAQVPTFTHQDSLRGAITPERAWWDLTYYHLDISANPADSSIEGSNTVHYKVLKPYQTMQIDLQPPLAISKVVQDGKELTYRRDGNAYFITLQKPQKVGQKESVEVFYSGRPQIAKNPPWEGGVQWVRDSQGTPFVATSCQGLGSSVWWPCKDHMYDETDSMLISIRVPKPLMDVSNGRLRKVTENADGSRTFDWFVNNPINNYGVNMNLADYASWKETYDGEKGKLDLSYYALPADLVKAKEQFKQVPFMLKAFEHWFGPYPFYEDGYKLVQVPYLGMEHQSSVTYGNGFMNGYRGRDLSGTGWGLKWDFIIVHESGHEWFANNITYKDVADMWVHESFTNYSENLFTEYYYGKEAGADYVIGTRKLIKNESPIVGIYGVNHEGSGDMYYKGGNMLHTIRQIVNDDEKWRAMLRGLNKTFYHQTVDGSQIEQYLSQQAGRDLSKIFDQYLRDIRIPRLEYSFAGKTLKYRWANVVPGFDMPVKITLAGSDAAQFIYPTTSWKTLKTKGETSLTIDRNFYVTGVAVEE, from the coding sequence ATGCCCAAATACCTCCTGGGAATTCTTCTAACCTTTTTCTCAATCAGCCTCTTGGCTCAGGTACCTACCTTCACGCATCAGGATAGCCTGCGCGGGGCCATCACGCCCGAGCGCGCCTGGTGGGATTTGACCTATTACCACCTGGACATCAGCGCCAATCCGGCGGATAGTAGCATCGAGGGTAGCAACACGGTGCATTACAAAGTATTGAAACCCTACCAGACCATGCAAATCGACCTGCAACCCCCGCTGGCGATCAGCAAGGTCGTACAGGATGGAAAGGAGTTAACCTACCGCCGCGATGGCAATGCGTATTTTATTACGCTACAAAAACCACAGAAGGTAGGTCAGAAGGAATCGGTCGAGGTATTCTATTCCGGCAGGCCCCAAATCGCCAAGAATCCACCTTGGGAAGGTGGGGTGCAGTGGGTGCGCGACAGTCAGGGTACCCCCTTCGTGGCTACCTCGTGCCAGGGCCTGGGCAGTAGCGTGTGGTGGCCCTGCAAGGATCACATGTACGACGAAACCGACAGCATGTTGATCAGCATCAGGGTACCTAAGCCGCTGATGGACGTATCCAACGGTCGCCTTCGTAAAGTCACCGAAAACGCCGACGGCAGCCGTACCTTTGACTGGTTTGTGAACAATCCGATCAACAACTACGGCGTGAATATGAACCTGGCCGACTACGCGAGTTGGAAGGAAACCTACGATGGCGAAAAAGGAAAACTCGACCTGAGCTACTACGCTCTGCCCGCCGACCTGGTCAAAGCCAAGGAGCAGTTCAAGCAGGTACCTTTTATGCTGAAAGCCTTCGAGCATTGGTTTGGGCCGTACCCTTTCTACGAGGATGGCTACAAACTGGTGCAGGTACCCTACCTCGGCATGGAGCACCAAAGCTCGGTGACCTACGGCAACGGCTTCATGAATGGCTACCGGGGGCGCGATTTGTCGGGTACGGGCTGGGGCCTGAAATGGGATTTCATCATCGTCCATGAAAGTGGCCATGAGTGGTTTGCCAACAACATCACCTACAAGGACGTGGCCGATATGTGGGTGCACGAAAGCTTCACCAACTACTCCGAAAACCTCTTTACTGAATATTACTACGGCAAAGAAGCCGGTGCCGACTATGTAATAGGTACCCGCAAACTGATCAAAAACGAAAGTCCGATCGTGGGGATTTACGGCGTCAATCACGAGGGCTCGGGCGATATGTATTACAAGGGCGGCAACATGCTGCATACGATCCGGCAGATCGTGAACGACGACGAAAAATGGCGGGCCATGCTGCGCGGACTGAACAAGACGTTCTACCACCAAACCGTCGACGGCTCCCAGATCGAACAGTACCTGAGCCAGCAGGCGGGCCGGGATTTGAGTAAAATTTTCGATCAGTACCTGCGCGATATCCGTATTCCCCGGCTGGAATATTCCTTTGCCGGAAAAACCCTGAAATACCGCTGGGCCAACGTGGTACCCGGCTTCGACATGCCCGTGAAAATTACGCTGGCAGGTAGCGATGCCGCACAGTTTATCTACCCGACCACCTCCTGGAAAACCCTGAAAACCAAAGGTGAAACTTCACTGACCATCGACCGGAATTTTTACGTAACCGGGGTGGCGGTGGAGGAATAA
- a CDS encoding DUF4238 domain-containing protein yields the protein MNNLSERHHYIPKFYAKGFLDEDKKFYVYDKYKDEVKKKKTSPKEIFYEWNRNTISSRSGSIDLIEDYYGFLDSDCAEVIRNLREKPNEDGIQTDETIALLRFFIISLFWRVPKSDFAAIDYFSRAKTTFIDTETGEIVDKTELEKKIKSDPNYLKFLRPNFSLEIIKNVAISNKSSSTSQLFGFNKDIFLTGDYPILFRKMPSQVDELLNGDYILPISSKRIYRITKKKIEMTFSLENAIDFNALLIEQSKFYVCGPDRDFLEKCIRYWKAVKSNGILWNLPNSLFKSYLDRY from the coding sequence ATGAATAATTTATCCGAAAGACACCATTATATACCAAAATTTTATGCAAAAGGCTTTTTAGATGAAGATAAAAAATTTTATGTCTACGACAAATATAAAGATGAAGTAAAGAAAAAGAAAACTTCACCGAAAGAGATCTTTTACGAATGGAATAGAAATACAATCAGTTCGAGAAGTGGAAGTATAGATTTGATAGAAGATTACTATGGCTTTTTAGATTCTGACTGTGCAGAAGTGATTCGAAATTTAAGAGAAAAACCGAATGAAGATGGAATTCAAACAGATGAAACAATTGCTTTACTAAGGTTCTTCATAATAAGCTTGTTTTGGAGAGTCCCAAAATCAGATTTTGCAGCAATAGATTATTTTAGTAGAGCGAAAACGACTTTTATCGATACGGAAACAGGAGAAATTGTAGATAAGACAGAATTAGAGAAGAAGATAAAGTCTGACCCAAACTATTTAAAATTTCTCAGACCCAATTTTTCGCTTGAAATTATAAAAAACGTAGCTATCTCTAATAAGAGTAGCTCAACTTCACAGCTATTTGGATTTAATAAGGATATTTTTTTAACTGGGGATTATCCTATTCTATTTAGGAAAATGCCTTCTCAGGTAGATGAATTATTAAATGGAGATTACATTTTACCCATTTCATCAAAAAGAATTTATAGAATAACAAAGAAAAAAATAGAAATGACATTTTCCCTTGAAAATGCTATTGATTTTAACGCTTTATTGATTGAACAAAGTAAGTTTTATGTATGTGGACCAGATAGGGATTTCTTGGAAAAGTGCATAAGATATTGGAAGGCAGTTAAGTCGAATGGAATACTTTGGAACTTGCCAAATAGTTTGTTTAAATCATATTTAGATAGGTATTAA